DNA sequence from the Alphaproteobacteria bacterium genome:
CTCATTTTGCCTTGGTCCGGACGTTCCAAAAGTCCTGTGATATGCAGCAAAGTCGACTTGCCAGACCCCGACGGCCCAAGCAGCCCAACCATCTCTCCTTCGCCTATGCTGAGCGACGCCCCACGCAATACTTCGAGGGTGCGCCCACCTTGCTCAAAGTGCCGAACGATGCCGTCCAGAGTGAGCACCGGCTCACTCATAGCGCAACGCCTCCACAGGGTCGAGCCGCGCCGCCCGCCAAGCAGGATAAACCGTCGCCAGGAAGGACAACCCGAGACTGATCAGCGCGATAGTCACGACCTCGCCAGAATCGATCTTCGCCGGCAAGCGGGTTAGGTAATAGATTTCTGGTGGGAAGACTTGGCCGAATAAGGATTCTACCCAACCCTGAATAGTTTGGATATTCAACGTAAGGGCTACGCCTACCATCACGCCCGACAGCGTGCCGACGGCACCAATAGATGCGCCCGTCAGAAAAAAGATGCGCAGAATGGTTGACTGCGTCGACCCCATGGTGCGGAGGATGGCGATACCCCTGCCCTTGTCGTGCACCAGCATCACCAGGCTGGAGATGATGTTGAAGGCCGCAATAAGAATGATCAGCGTCAGGATCAGAAACATCACGTTGCGCTCCACCTTGAGCGCATTGGCGAGATACTGATAATTCGACTGCCATGGCGTGGCATAGGCTGCGTCAAGCACATCAGCATTGATCTCTTGTGACACCAGCCACGCCAAGTCCGGGTTGTCCACGAACACTTCGATCTGATTAACCATTTCCGGCAGTTGGAAATGCAGTTGCGCCTGGGGCAATGGCATAAACACGAGCAAATTATCGTACTCCGACATGCCCAGCTTGAAAGTTCCAAGGACCGGATAGGCCCTGGCACGCGGAACCGTGCCAAAAACGGTCGCCTTTCCTTCCGGCGCAACAATTGTCACACTGTCGCCCCGTTGGACGCCCAAGGTGCGAGCCAGTCGATCGCCAACCAATACCCCATCTTCAGTTCCGAAACGCGCCAAGGCCCCGTCGGTCATCTGCTCAGCGTTTAGGGATCGTTTCCGCAATTCTGCCGGAGCCACGCCCCGGACCAAAGCGCCACGCGCACGGCCGGCATTAGTGATCATGACCTGTTGCTGAATTTGCGGCGTTGCCCGCCGCACATCCGCCCGAGTGTTCAACGTCGTGGCTAAGGCATCAAAACCCTCTATGCCTTGCGCGGAGGCCGCGGGATGAACGGTGACATGCCCGTTTATCCCCAGCAGACGCTCCAATAGCTCTTCGCGGAAACCGCTCATCACTGAAAGCACTACGATCAGCGTAGCGACGCCGAGCGCTATGCCGACCAACGAGAAGCCGGCTACGACGGAGATAAAACCTTCGCGCCGACGCGCGCGCAGATAGCGCCATGCCACCCAACGCTCGACGCGGGAGAACACTTAACCCACGAGCCTCGCCAATGCCACATCCAGCGACAGCGTCTCTGCCTCACCGCCAACGCGGGCCTTGAGCTCTGCCGTACCGTTCTTGACGCCGCGCGGGCCGACGACAAGCTGCCAAGGTAGACCGATCAGTTCCATGGTGGCGAATTTGACACCGGCGCGCTCGTCGCGGTCGTCATAGAGCACATCCACCCCAGCCCCGCTGAGCTGGCAATAGAGGCTTTCGCAAGCAGCATTGCAGCTCTCGTCGCCAACCTTGAGGTTGACGATGCCAACCTGGAACGGCGCCACCGCCTTGGGCCAGATAATGCCCGCATCGTCGTGACTTGCCTCGATGACGGTGCCGACGAGCCGCGAGACACCAATGCCGTAGGACCCCATCTCGACAGTGATCGCCTCGCCGTTGGCGTTTGTTACGACGGCGCCCATGGCCTTAGAGTACTTGGTGCCGAAATAGAAGATATGCCCGACCTCGATGCCGCGAGCGATGCGCTGTCGCGAGGCCTCCACCTCGGCATCAAAAGCCGCAGCATCATGCTCCTCGTCCGTCGCGGCATAGTAGCCCGTCCAGGCCTCGACCAGCGGTGCCAGATTGGCTCGATAGTCGATATCCTCGGCCAGAATATCGCGCTCAAGCAGCGCAGCGTCGCAGAACACCTGACTCTCGCCAGTATGGGCGAGCACGATGAACTCGTGGCTCAAGTTGCCGCCGATCGGCCCGGCCGCGGCGCGCATGGGGATCGCCTTCAGACCCATGCGCGCGAATGTGCGCAAATAGGCGATGAACATGCGGTTATAGGAGCGCCGTGCGCCGTCCATGTCGAGATCGAAGGAATAGTTGTCCTTCATCAGGAACTCGCGCCCGCGCATCACGCCGAAGCGTG
Encoded proteins:
- a CDS encoding lipoprotein-releasing ABC transporter permease subunit, with the protein product MFSRVERWVAWRYLRARRREGFISVVAGFSLVGIALGVATLIVVLSVMSGFREELLERLLGINGHVTVHPAASAQGIEGFDALATTLNTRADVRRATPQIQQQVMITNAGRARGALVRGVAPAELRKRSLNAEQMTDGALARFGTEDGVLVGDRLARTLGVQRGDSVTIVAPEGKATVFGTVPRARAYPVLGTFKLGMSEYDNLLVFMPLPQAQLHFQLPEMVNQIEVFVDNPDLAWLVSQEINADVLDAAYATPWQSNYQYLANALKVERNVMFLILTLIILIAAFNIISSLVMLVHDKGRGIAILRTMGSTQSTILRIFFLTGASIGAVGTLSGVMVGVALTLNIQTIQGWVESLFGQVFPPEIYYLTRLPAKIDSGEVVTIALISLGLSFLATVYPAWRAARLDPVEALRYE
- a CDS encoding proline--tRNA ligase, which translates into the protein MRLSEYFLPTLKENPSEAQILSHRLMLRAGMIRQSSAGIYSWLPFGHRVLRRIEQIVREEMDAAGCQELLMPVIQPADLWRESGRYDDYGREMLRITDRHEREMLFGPTHEEVITDIFRNNIKSYRDLPKNLYQIQWKFRDEMRPRFGVMRGREFLMKDNYSFDLDMDGARRSYNRMFIAYLRTFARMGLKAIPMRAAAGPIGGNLSHEFIVLAHTGESQVFCDAALLERDILAEDIDYRANLAPLVEAWTGYYAATDEEHDAAAFDAEVEASRQRIARGIEVGHIFYFGTKYSKAMGAVVTNANGEAITVEMGSYGIGVSRLVGTVIEASHDDAGIIWPKAVAPFQVGIVNLKVGDESCNAACESLYCQLSGAGVDVLYDDRDERAGVKFATMELIGLPWQLVVGPRGVKNGTAELKARVGGEAETLSLDVALARLVG